The genome window ATGCATAGACAAGACATAAATTTCTCTTTCTTGTTCAACATATCCACCTCGACAACACGCATGGATCCAAATATGCTATCAAGAAACTCATCACAAGTACAATTCTTTAGGTATATCCAACTTCAGTCAGCCATCTATGATTTCTAAAATAACAGTTATTGAATATTCAATCTAGAGAATTGTTTTAAATGCAAATTTTAGAGGCAATGGTCCTGACCTAGAAAAAGATAACAGATGAATATATACAAAATCTTGAACAAAAGCTCAAATATTTTGAAGCTATGGTTCTATGAATCTACCAATTTGGAGCTAAAGAAGGTAAATACTAACATCTAGGAATTCCAACATAGGTATCTCGCACTACAGAGTAAGCTCCAAACAAATCAGCCCGCAGAGAAAGCTTGCGCTGTAGAGTTAAACAGAAGCTCAAATATTTGGACGTAATGGTTCTGTAAATCTAGCTACCAATTTAGAGCTAAAGAAGGTAAATACTAACCTCTAGGTATTTAAATAGAGGACATTTGCGATGTAGAGATAGCTCCAAAGAAATCACCCCATAGAGGAAGCTCGGTCCGTTGTCTAAAGACTCATGCCAAAGGATCCTATCTTCAGACTAATCATTGAGGGACACAGACGGTAATTAGAATGAACTATCTATATTTTCACCTTCTTAAAGACGAACTTTAAGTACATATAGTTTATTATTTTCAATCGTCTTTATTTACCAGAGAGACACAGACGGATCTTAGAAGAAAACCGTATGTGATAATGTTACAGAAGGATATTACGAAAACCATATGTGCCTATCAGAGAGACACAGATGGATTTGTAAAAGCCATCTGTGACTCTTGGCACACCCAGACGAAGGTCATATTACAAACACATATGTTTTAGCAATCTTATATAGCTATTTTGTTAATCACGAGTACTAAGAAATTGTATATGATAATCTGTCTATTTTCACTGTTTCTATGGTGATGTATGTTCCAAAATTCATGATCCTTTTTCTTCTTGGGGATCTAAAACCGCGGATTGAAATTTGATTAATGCCAGTGTTAAGCGTGCACAAGATTCTTTCTTATGAAACGAATGGCTTCTTAGCTATTGTTTGCCATGTGTCAGTCTGAAATATTGAAGTATCTTTGCGTAGACCGAGGTAGAATTTATAATGATCATATAATCATGAACATATTTTAGTTCTACTTAACCAGAAATAAGGTTGCATAAAAGGTTTTCTCAGAAAACGAAGAAAATATGTTATATAATAAAAGTACACATGGCTCTCTACCATCTCTGGGAGAAAAGAGAATATGCTAGATATTTAAAAAACAAGGAAACATATGGTGCGCTCGATTCGGGAGGTCCTAGTTGAGATTAAACCTAACATATTATTGTcgttggatatatatatatatatataatatatatatatatatatatataaataaaagtaGCATCAACTATTTAAACCAAAGTATATACAAAAATGAGTAAATAACACAATATTAAATACATTAGCTACTCACTTGGTGTTCTGAATGGAAGATAATCTAACAAGATCGACGATCATGAGGCCTTGGTAGACCACTGAATATATAGGAGAGGCTGGGTCTTATAGTAGGATTTCAGTGCCATAAGGAGTAGGTAAGCATTGTCGTCGGTCACTCCAAAGTAAAAAATAGTCAAATAACTATTCGATCCATCAGGGAAAAAAACTAAGAtgtaaaatattaaatttgtgaATTATGACTCGTGGAACATATTTTGTCTAAAGTTCTGTACAAATTCAGTTCAAATGGATTCTAGTTCTGCATCAGCAAATCACAACATTACAAACTCACTTTTACAAAGTAGAAACCAATTTGACATGGATGAGGCTTTCACATGTGTAAAGGTAAACTTTGCATACATCCTTCGCTAATGTATCATGAAAATACCTACAAAAGACACTTTTTCCATGTACTAGGACAAATTATCTTACCAATACATATCATATAGTTACAAGAAAAAGGATAAGGAGATATCGAAGTGGACTACATACCATGTCATCTCTAGCTTATCTGGCCTCTAACAAGTTGACGAGCAAAGGCAAAATCTTACTTGTACTATATGATCACTCGTGTATATATAGGGGCATATATTGGTGCTAGTCTATAACCCATATCATCCACAAGGAGTAGCAACTTAGAAAGTGAAACACAGTAGCAAAATCTCAGCAATAATGGCAGCAAAGATATTTGTTTTGTTTGCTCTTCTTGCTCTTTCGGCGAGTGCTGCTTCCGCGGCCACTTTTCCACAATACTTTGCGTCGGTGGGTGCTTCGGGAGCCACACACCCATGCGTGCAATACAACATACACATACTGCAGCAAGTGTCCACGACAGGCATCTCACCCTCGTCGATTGTGATCTTGCAACAACCACTGACCTTCCTACGGCAGCAATGTGTGGCACATCTGACGATACAGGGCATCACTGCATAGCAGCAACAACTCTTCAACCCACTAGCCTTGGTGAACTCTGCCACCAACTGGCAGCAACAGCAGATCTTAAACCCACTAGCTATGGCGAGCCCCATCGCCTACTTACAACAGCAGCAACAGATCTTCAACCCACTGGCTGTGGCAAACCCCATCGCCTACTTGccgcagcagcaacaacagatCTTCAACCTATTGGCCGTAGTGAGTCTCACTGCCAACTGGCAACAACAGCAGCAGATCTTCAACCCTCTAGCCATGGCGAGCCTCACCGCCAACtggcaacagcaacagcaacagcagctCTTTAACCCACTAGCCGTGGCGAGTCCCGCCACCTACTGGCAGCAACAACAGCCATTCAACCCACTGGCCATGGCGAGCCTTGCTGCTCAGATCTACACTGCTGGTTCCTGCTTCTAGATTATCTATGAGTTGTAGTCCGATAATAAATTTCACATGTGAGGACCTTTGAGTCATTGAAAATAAGGAAGTATTGAATAAAATATTCACTTCCTTTCTATATCTAAATATGTGTTGTAATTGTATCTGTCGTACATTAAGAACATAAAACTCTAAATCCTATATATAAACATAAGACATTGAATAAGTGCATATTTACCCCATAGAAATTTTGTGTGGTGGATGGATACTGGGTAGCTCCAAATTATTAGGTTTCTACACGTTTAAATTTCGACAAAATTTTGAACATGGTCGCCAAGCATTAGGAAATATAGAGAGACGCTAACCGTGGCCCCGTGTGTGCAGCAAAGTCCACAAATTTGATATATCCCTAAAAATCACTCGGGGTTGGTAATCACGGTTACCGCACAGTAATATGATGAAATTCGATAGAAAccagtcgaattttatcaaatttttaatttttttaatt of Phragmites australis chromosome 3, lpPhrAust1.1, whole genome shotgun sequence contains these proteins:
- the LOC133910550 gene encoding 22 kDa alpha-zein 4-like yields the protein MAAKIFVLFALLALSASAASAATFPQYFASQQQILNPLAMASPIAYLQQQQQIFNPLAVANPIAYLPQQQQQIFNLLAVVSLTANWQQQQQIFNPLAMASLTANWQQQQQQQLFNPLAVASPATYWQQQQPFNPLAMASLAAQIYTAGSCF